The Bacillus sp. Bos-x628 genome includes the window TGATAACAGAGTTGATTAGAGGAATTATTGCTGCTGAATCTAAAGTAATTAAGAAAGGGCCCGTTAAAGATATTCTTGTTGATCAAATGGATGCATTAACTGATGTGAATTATTTTGTTCAAGGATCGTTTGTTGTGGCCGGAGTTAAACCACAACCACTCTTTGATATTGTGCAAGATGCAAACATGGCCAAGTTATTTCCTGATGGTAAACCAAGATATGATTTAGATAATAAGGGAAAGATAATTAAACCAGAAGGTTGGCAACCTCCAGAAACAAAAATAAAAGCAGAAATTGAAAATCAAATTAAAAAATCAGAGGGAAACTAGCCTTTCTATTCTTTTGATAAAGCTTCGAACAAAACTAATTCAGATATAGAATTCAAATTTTATATTAATTAAAAGACCTCATAGATCTCTTTTAATTTGGTCAATCACTAGTTTACTACAATCCGCGGTTATATAACTCTTAGATGGTTAGGTTATGAGTATTATTTTGAATTAGTTGATTTTAGAAAGTTAAAGTTACAGAGGAACTCGAAAGAGTTCTCTTTTTTTGATTTACGTTTCTAAAACTTAAGATATAAAAAACATGTATAAAAATCCATTACAAATCGGGGGAAAAATTTTATGTTAAATGAAATCGAAAAAACCTACGCTTATCTTCAATTTCGCCTAGCTGGTATGAACAAAGATGAATCTATACAAGCAATTGATGATTTAGAATTTCTTATTCTTATGGATCAGTTTAAATCACTCTTTACTAAAGAAGTAGTTCAAGAATCTAAAAAATCAACTTTCGAAAATGTATTGAAATCTATTTTCTCATAATTAAGTTATTATGAGAACTTAAAAAATAAAATTACTCAATTACTCAACTATTATCAAATCGGAGGAAAATAAAGCATGGAAAATAAAGAATTAAGACAACTACAAAATAATGTTCAAATAATCGGCACTCTTAAATCCAAAGATTTAGAAGTAAAAACAAGCAAAAAAGGAAATAAATATATATCTGGTAACCTGGTTGTTCTTTCAAAATTTGATAACCGTATTCAAGAAATAAAAATTTCAGTGTTTATGATGGAATCATCAAAGCTCTTTAAAGGCATCGAAACTGTAAAAAATGTATACAAAACTATTGAAGATGACGGGGCAGAGGTAGCTGACCGAATTGAAGTTAATGGAGAACTTACATTAAACGAATATTATAATGCTCAAGGGAACCTTGTTCAGTTTAACCAAGTTAAAGGAATCTTCTTTAACCGATTAGATGAAACAAATGATCAATCAGATAAAGCAATCGCGACAATTGATACAGTTGTTCAAGGATTTGAACCGGTTATTAAAAATGACCTTCCAACTGGAGAATACAAAGTTAAAGGTTTCACTGTTGGTTGGGGAAATGAAGTTATTGAACTAAAAAATACGATTGTTGGGCCAGAACTTGCTGAAGCATTTATGGATTTATACCCTGCAGGTTCTACTGGTCAATTAAACTTCAAAATTAATAACTATGCTGTTGTGGACGAAGTTAAAGAATCAGAAAACCAAGTTTCACATGGCTTTGGATCCACTGAAAAAGCAGAAGTTCGTCAGGTAACGAACTATGTAAACAATATTGAAATAATCGGTGGAGAAATTCCTTACTTTGGTGATAAAGCTTATACAGAAGAAGAAATTGAAACAGCCCTTCAAATCCGAAAACTCAAGCTTCAGGAGCTTTCTCAACCAGCTGAAGATACCCCACCAAGTGGTTTTGGTACAAACGGAAATGATCTTCCTCCTGGATCTCTACCAACTGGAATGGAACCACCACAAGATGATAACCCATTTAGTGATGCTCCAAATACAGACGATATGCCAGATTTTTAATGTTTTAACCCGGCCAATGAGAAGAAATTCTCGTTGGCTTATCTATGAACAAATATGAGATGAGGTTGATAAAA containing:
- a CDS encoding HAD family hydrolase, which gives rise to MEEEKGLDYAKSQVEKFHRAFHHLISEKPTPIPEDIALARTIWTAEELVEFLYATVQGNKIKFYGLITELIRGIIAAESKVIKKGPVKDILVDQMDALTDVNYFVQGSFVVAGVKPQPLFDIVQDANMAKLFPDGKPRYDLDNKGKIIKPEGWQPPETKIKAEIENQIKKSEGN